One Sediminicola sp. YIK13 DNA segment encodes these proteins:
- a CDS encoding DUF58 domain-containing protein: protein MNLQSELNNASLFQNLELLANQVVEGFISGIHKSPFHGFSAEFAEHKIYNNGESTRHIDWKLFAKTDKLYTKRYEEETNLRCHMILDNSASMYYPDVDYLSVDNLNKIGFGVLAIAALMNILKRQRDAVGLSVYSDAYQYYAPEKGSERHHQMLLAKLNEISLESKPAKVTDTYTYLHQIAEKIKRRSLIFLFTDMFQNSTDNDQLFDALRHLKYNKHEVVLFHLMDKDKEFHFNFENTPKRFIDVETGEHIDLYAEGIKESYEKEVEAYFEMLKLRCAQYKIKYVEVDIHADFSRVMNTYLVERQKFL, encoded by the coding sequence ATGAATCTACAATCCGAATTAAACAACGCTTCTTTGTTCCAGAATCTGGAACTTTTGGCCAATCAAGTAGTGGAAGGTTTTATCAGTGGTATCCATAAAAGTCCCTTTCATGGATTTTCGGCTGAATTTGCAGAACATAAAATTTATAACAACGGGGAAAGTACCAGGCATATAGATTGGAAACTTTTTGCCAAAACAGACAAACTGTATACCAAACGCTACGAAGAAGAAACCAATCTGAGATGTCATATGATCTTGGACAACTCGGCTTCCATGTACTATCCGGATGTTGACTATTTGAGTGTTGACAATTTAAACAAGATAGGTTTTGGTGTCTTGGCCATTGCGGCCCTAATGAATATCCTGAAGAGACAGAGAGATGCCGTAGGCCTCAGCGTGTATTCCGACGCCTACCAATACTATGCACCTGAAAAAGGTAGTGAGCGACATCATCAGATGCTTTTGGCCAAGTTGAATGAGATCAGTTTGGAATCCAAACCGGCCAAGGTAACGGATACCTATACCTACCTACATCAGATTGCCGAAAAAATAAAACGTAGAAGCCTTATATTTTTATTTACGGATATGTTTCAGAATAGTACGGACAACGACCAATTGTTTGATGCCTTGAGACATTTAAAATACAATAAACATGAAGTGGTATTGTTTCACTTGATGGATAAGGACAAGGAATTCCATTTCAATTTTGAGAATACCCCGAAGCGTTTTATCGATGTGGAAACAGGAGAGCATATCGATCTTTATGCAGAAGGGATCAAAGAATCATATGAAAAAGAGGTGGAGGCTTATTTTGAAATGTTAAAGTTGCGCTGTGCCCAATATAAAATCAAATATGTTGAGGTGGACATACATGCTGATTTCTCGAGAGTTATGAATACCTATTTGGTGGAACGTCAAAAATTTCTTTGA
- a CDS encoding outer membrane beta-barrel protein, giving the protein MKNRILVFICLFFAVASYAQEGLKAGIQGGMPFDDFNDDVSLTLGLDVGYMWALGEVVDAGITMGFINGFPETFHSDIVREDLPHVQFVPLAASVRIWAGNSFSFGVDGGQALGINKDNEGGLYYRPQIGYLVDSNAELNLSYTAIELDGKTWTTINIGLLYTFTF; this is encoded by the coding sequence ATGAAAAACAGAATTTTAGTATTCATTTGTTTATTTTTTGCCGTTGCCTCCTACGCACAGGAAGGATTAAAAGCAGGTATACAAGGCGGAATGCCCTTTGATGACTTCAATGATGACGTGTCTCTGACCCTTGGTTTGGATGTGGGTTATATGTGGGCGCTAGGTGAAGTTGTTGATGCCGGAATTACGATGGGATTTATTAATGGTTTTCCAGAAACCTTCCACTCAGATATAGTACGCGAAGATTTGCCTCATGTCCAATTTGTACCTCTTGCTGCCTCAGTAAGAATATGGGCGGGTAATTCCTTTTCTTTTGGTGTGGATGGCGGACAAGCTTTAGGCATAAATAAAGACAATGAAGGAGGTCTCTACTACCGTCCCCAAATTGGATACCTGGTCGACTCCAATGCCGAATTGAACCTTTCCTATACCGCCATTGAACTGGATGGGAAAACATGGACTACTATAAACATTGGATTGCTATATACCTTTACCTTTTAA
- the trxA gene encoding thioredoxin — protein sequence MALEITDATFDEVVLKSDKPVVVDFWAAWCGPCRMVGPIIDEVSAEYEGKAVVGKVDVDANQEFAAKYGVRNIPTVLVFKNGEIVNRQVGVSPKKVYTDAIEAAL from the coding sequence ATGGCATTAGAAATAACAGATGCTACTTTTGATGAGGTAGTTTTAAAAAGTGACAAACCAGTTGTTGTAGATTTCTGGGCAGCATGGTGCGGACCTTGTAGAATGGTCGGTCCAATTATCGATGAAGTAAGCGCTGAATACGAGGGAAAGGCTGTAGTAGGTAAGGTAGATGTTGATGCAAATCAAGAGTTTGCGGCAAAATATGGGGTACGTAACATCCCAACGGTTTTGGTTTTCAAAAACGGTGAAATTGTTAACAGACAAGTAGGAGTTTCTCCTAAGAAGGTGTATACCGATGCTATTGAAGCAGCATTATAA
- a CDS encoding DUF6747 family protein, which translates to MKTLLLVKNIYLDGFRNIGNIIVRNYFKGFAIFSFIMFAIVMYAFIFRVVTGYAFD; encoded by the coding sequence ATGAAAACATTATTACTCGTAAAAAATATTTATTTGGATGGCTTTAGGAATATTGGAAATATTATAGTGAGAAATTATTTTAAAGGTTTCGCCATCTTTAGCTTTATCATGTTTGCCATAGTAATGTATGCCTTTATCTTTAGGGTAGTCACCGGTTATGCGTTTGATTAA